A genomic segment from Antedon mediterranea chromosome 6, ecAntMedi1.1, whole genome shotgun sequence encodes:
- the LOC140051343 gene encoding mitochondrial ribosome-associated GTPase 1-like: MSKPDRIFRQIFQFGSTDLTHWFPSHMAKGMKKMMATLKKVDLVVEVHDARIPIAGRNTILKELMGVRPSLLVLNKMDLADLDKTKMIIDNLREERENKQMMFCECLTQHSRSAKKVMPKIVEIIESSERYNRDEEVEYSILCTGIPNVGKSSLINAMRRLHLKKGRGTSTAPTPGVTRSVLHKIKVNERPTIWLYDTPGVLTPQIQHPDIGMKLAVCGTIPDHRVGIDIICDYLLYILNKQEIHKYVEYFELDSPTDDIMQVLFHIADKQKKTILLKTYDGSVVRRPDMFRAADMMLRAFRKGELGRVTLDDA; the protein is encoded by the exons ATGAGTAAACCAGATCGAATCTTTCGTCAAATCTTTCAGTTTGGAAGTACAGACCTGACACATTGGTTTCCATCACATATGGCAAAAG GAATGAAGAAAATGATGGCAACATTGAAGAAAGTTGATTTAGTTGTTGAAGTTCATGATGCAAGAAT TCCTATAGCAGGAAGAAACACAATACTGAAAGAGTTGATGGGTGTTAGACCAAGTTTGCTGGTTCTAAATAAAATGGATCTTGCTGATTTGGATAAAACAAAA atgattattgataatttaagagaagaaagagaaaacaaacaaatgatgTTTTGTGAATGTTTAACCCAACACAGTCGATCTGCTAAAAAG GTTATGCcaaaaattgttgaaataattGAATCTAGTGAAAGGTATAACAGGGATGAAGAAGTGGAATATTCCATTTTGTGTACAGGGATACCAAACGTTGGGAAGTCATCTTTGATTAATGCAATGAGAagactacatttaaaaaaag GAAGAGGAACCAGCACAGCACCAACACCAGGAGTAACTAGATCTgttttacataaaattaaa GTGAACGAAAGACCGACAATATGGTTATACGACACACCAGGAGTCCTCACTCCACAGATACAACATCCAGATATTGGTATGAAACTAGCTGTTTGTG GAACGATACCAGATCACCGAGTTGGAATCGATATTATCTGTGATTATTTGCTATACATACTCAACAAACAAGAAATCCATaa ATATGTTGAATATTTTGAGTTGGACAGCCCTACAGATGATATTATGCAAGTTTTATTTCACATAGCGGACAAACAAAAGAAAACTATCTTATTAAAAACGTATGATG GTTCAGTTGTGAGAAGGCCGGATATGTTTAGAGCTGCAGATATGATGTTGCGGGCATTCCGTAAAGGAGAGTTAGGCCGAGTAACGTTGGATGATGCATAG
- the LOC140050995 gene encoding protein transport protein Sec31A-like, translated as MKVKEIDITANVAWSPSSQYPIYLATGTAAQQLDATFSTSAALDIYSLSLNQPGLAMEKKASLSTSMRFHKLVWGSHGISSENQDASGLIIGGTDNGRIYLYDAHKVLNEEKDPLVEMIERHTGTVRALDVNPFQANLLASGASDSEIYVWDLNNTTSPMTPGAKSQPPDEISCLAWNRQVQHILASTCPGGRCVVWDLRKNEPIIKVTDHSSRMRCKVVEWHPEVATQMALASEDDHSPVIQMWDLRFATSPLKVLENHQRGILSIAWCPQDCDLLLSCGKDNRILCWNPNSAVAGGEVTYELPTSSQWCFDVQWCPRNPGLISTASFDGHVSVHSLMGGSYPDNQHSQQQQSNVASSFPGMDPYNQAPGQQQQQVPTEAVILKKPPKWLRRPVGATFAFGGKLVSFENSKPQQAHQPTPKQVSISQVVTETDFIDRSKHLENALNEGGFVEFCSNKIAASADEIEKQMWNFLKVNFEKEPRNHFITLLGHDSHELTKKVALATGAKTTLQNGNKEGVNMEELAAKMETINTDDDDSELNLGSGTQSPSVGSKTPSDVLGDSEGAAAFDAIAAGGPVEVENRTDGQQDLRPDSPFSISNNEDTNGLLSKSLLTGNFEAAVEMCLHDDRLADAIILAIAGGPELLARTQRKYFKKNKSDISRLISSIVTRDLSDMVKCCELDNWKEVLTALLTYATAEEFPTLCNSLGTRLETEGDDDLVASACLCYICAGNVEKLVSCWCKVTPNGNSALGLQDLVEKVMILREAVSQKQGYVENGGSVIAQKLSSYAQLLASQGSLATAVNYLRDSNEPIVATLLERLYKAQGQTPTSYQQQNRAPVKPTTNQVPRNQGVNSFKTTTTSSSSYYNTQVSSQTQPNNAYYNQQQPSQGFASNTPAPSTQKSTNIYSKQGLNQRAYPKMNQGTAGQNQYYQPTGNPSYTGQQVTNTAYSSAGPTSFYNRTNYTQSPSAAPAPNQAYANQNQMPSQPMQHTPMQPTQVAASQQPITSLPPRPKPDQGAWNDPPPIKQKEQRSFVAPVPITAPIIGGPEPAPHQGMNPAAPGGPTGYGQQVYNTQMYNAQQQAKEVQATEVAQKAEPAEKEAAPRAPIPTEHQVLNQVFESLKDRCIKAAGTNAQMKRKLDDVTRKLNALYDKLSENALSPNILQGLHQIAQCSGSFDYNSGLEIYKQLVSSGNFSEISTFMPGLKVLMQVAIQLQV; from the exons ATGAAGGTGAAAGAGATAGACATAACGGCCAATGTGGCTTGGAGCCCATCATCTCAATACCCAATATACCTAGCCACCGGGACAGCTGCACAGCAACTAGATGCCACATTCAGCACCAGCGCTGCGCTAGACATTTACTCTCTGAGCCTGAATCAACCTGGCCTAGCTATGGAGAAAAAGGCTAGTCTTAGTACATCAATGAG ATTTCATAAGTTAGTGTGGGGAAGTCATGGAATAAGCAGTGAGAACCAAGATGCTAGTGGCCTTATAATAGGAGGTACAGACAATGGACGAATATACTTATATGATGCACATAAAGTTTTGAATGAAGAAAAGGATCCTCTAGTTGAAATGATAGAAAGG CATACTGGTACAGTCCGTGCGTTAGATGTGAACCCATTTCAAGCAAATCTGTTAGCATCCGGAGCAAGCGATTCTGAAATATATGTGTGGGATCTTAACAATACAACCTCACCAATGACACCTGGAGCAAAATCACAG CCTCCAGATGAAATAAGTTGCTTAGCATGGAACAGGCAGGTGCAACATATATTAGCATCCACCTGCCCAGGTGGACGTTGTGTTGTATGGGATTTACGTAAAAATGAGCCTATTATCAAAGTCACTGACCACAGCTCAAGA ATGCGTTGTAAAGTTGTAGAGTGGCATCCAGAGGTAGCCACTCAGATGGCATTAGCGTCAGAAGATGATCACTCACCAGTTATACAAATGTGGGATCTTAGGTTTGCTACTTCACCACTAAAGGTCCTGGAGAATCATCAGAG aGGAATACTGTCAATAGCCTGGTGTCCACAAGATTGCGACCTCCTCCTAAGTTGTGGCAAAGACAATCGCATTTTATGTTGGAATCCCAACAGTGCAGTAGCAGGAGGAGAAGTAACCTATGAACTTCCAACCAGCAGCCAATGGTGTTTTGACGTTCAATGGTGTCCTCGTAATCCTGGTTTGATATCTACGGCATCGTTTGACGGTCACGTTAGCGTGCATTCTCTGATGGGTGGATCTTATCCAGATAATCAACACTCGCAACAACAACAAAGTAAT GTTGCCTCATCATTTCCTGGAATGGACCCTTACAATCAAGCACCTGGCCAACAACAGCAACAAGTACCAACAGAAGCTGTCATCCTTAAGAAGCCACCAAAGTGGTTAAGAAGGCCTGTCGGAGCTACCTTCGCT tttgGCGGTAAACTAGTATCCTTTGAAAATTCCAAGCCGCAGCAGGCTCACCAACCAACGCCTAAACAAGTGTCTATCAGTCAAGTTGTCACAGAAACGGATTTCATTGATCGTTCTAAACACTTGGAAAACGCCCTCAATGAGGGTGGTTTTGTCGAGTTTTGTAGTAACAAAATTGCTGCATCTGCAGATGAAATTGAGAAGCAAATGTGGAATTTCTTAAAA gtTAATTTTGAAAAAGAACCGCGTAACCATTTTATAACATTGCTCGGCCACGACTCGCACGAGTTGACCAAGAAAGTGGCGCTAGCAACAGGAGCTAAAACCACCCTTCAGAACGGTAATAAAGAAGGCGTGAATATGGAAGAATTAGCAGCAAAAATGGAAACTATCAAtacagatgatgatgatagtgaatTGAATTTAGGCAGTGGGACGCAGTCTCCAAGTGTTGGATCCAAG ACTCCAAGTGATGTTCTTGGTGATAGCGAGGGAGCAGCTGCATTTGATGCAATTGCTGCAGGAGGTCCAGTAGAAGTTGAGAACAGGACTGATGGACAACAGGATCTAAGACCTGATTCACCTTTTAGTATAAGTAACAATGAAG ATACAAATGGTCTTCTGAGCAAATCACTTCTTACTGGTAATTTTGAGGCAGCGGTAGAGATGTGTCTTCATGATGACAGATTAGCAGACGCCATCATACTTGCAATAGCCGGTGGGCCTGAACTACTCGCAAGAACTCAACGTAAATATTTCAAGAAGAATAAGAGTGATATATCAAGG tTAATATCATCAATAGTTACCAGAGATCTATCTGATATGGTGAAATGTTGTGAATTAGATAATTGGAAAGAAGTGCTTACAGCATTACTCACATATGCTACAGCTGAAGAATTCCCTACCCTTTGTA ATTCATTGGGTACACGGCTTGAGACGGAGGGTGATGATGACCTTGTTGCAAGTGCTTGTCTTTGCTATATATGTGCTGGTAATGTTGAAAAGCTAGTATCCTGTTGGTGTAAGGTCACTCCTAATGGAAACTCGGCACTCGGATTACAG GATCTTGTAGAGAAGGTGATGATATTACGAGAAGCAGTGTCCCAGAAGCAAGGCTATGTTGAGAATGGTGGCAGTGTTATTGCTCAGAAACTTAGCAGCTATGCTCAGCTGCTAGCATCACAAGGAAGCTTAGCTACTGCTGTTAATTACCTTAGAGACTCTAACGAG CCTATTGTAGCAACTTTACTTGAAAGATTGTATAAAGCTCAAGGACAAACGCCCACAAGTTATCAACAGCAGAATAGAGCGCCAGTTAAACCAACAACCAATCAAGTACCCCGAAACCAG gGAGTGAATTCATTCAAAACCACCACCACTTCAAGTAGCTCATATTACAACACTCAAGTTAGTTCACAAACTCAACCAAACAATGCATACTACAACCAACAACAGCCATCTCAAGGCTTTGCTTCTAACACACCAGCACCTAGCACTCAAAAATCCACCAATATATACTCCAAACAAGGCTTAAATCAACGAGCATACCCAAAGATGAACCAAGGCACTGCAGGCCAGAACCAATATTATCAACCCACAGGAAACCCATCGTACACAGGTCAACAGGTCACAAACACGGCGTACTCAAGTGCTGGACCTACTAGTTTTTACAATCGAACAAATTACACACAATCGCCTAGTGCAGCACCAGCCCCCAATCAAGCATACGCTAACCAGAATCAGATGCCATCGCAGCCAATGCAGCATACACCAATGCAGCCCACACAGGTGGCAGCGAGCCAACAACCCATAACATCTTTGCCACCTAGACCAAAACCAGACCAGGGAGCATGGAATGATCCTCCACCTATCAAACAAAAG GAGCAACGTTCATTTGTAGCCCCAGTACCAATCACAGCACCAATCATTGGTGGCCCTGAGCCTGCTCCCCACCAAGGTATGAACCCAGCAGCACCTGGTGGTCCCACAGGCTATGGCCAACAAGTATACAACACACAAATGTATAACGCACAGCAACAAGCTAAAGAAGTACAAGCTACTGAGGTTGCCCAG AAAGCAGAACCGGCAGAAAAAGAAGCCGCACCTAGAGCCCCTATCCCAACGGAACATCAAGTGTTAAATCAAGTTTTTGAAAGCTTAAAAGACCGTTGTATCAAGGCAGCGGGAACGAATGCT CAAATGAAAAGAAAACTTGATGATGTGACCAGAAAACTAAATGCTTTATATGATAAATTATCCGAAAATGCT ctATCTCCAAATATTCTGCAAGGTCTGCATCAGATAGCCCAGTGCAGCGGATCCTTTGATTACAACAGTGGCTTAGAAATCTACAAGCAACTTGTGTCAAGCGGCAACTTCTCCGAGATCAGTACGTTCATGCCTGGCCTCAAAGTTCTCATGCAAGTTGCGATTCAACTACAAGTTTAA
- the LOC140051470 gene encoding probable proline--tRNA ligase, mitochondrial, translating to MMVTPLTLRLYSEQVNRLFLQQTRSISFDNRLCLSKLFLPTVIHPKDAPKNDKLCNSQRLMIEMGLMKHAGPGTYHILPFAWRAVEKLTKLIDEQMAMVGAQKMVMPTLGAAGLWKKSNRWDIMDTELYKLKDRHGVEHCLSPTHEEAITSLVAADINLSYRNLPIRLYQISQKFRDEQRPRFGLLRTREFLMKDLYTFDTSVESAMLTYESVCEAYARLFDKLNVQYVKVQGATGEIGGSTSHEYHFLSTLGEDDIYTCSDCGYGANVETIEYDKQPQCTKGKSKEDCAIKLTKGIEVGHAFYLGKKYSEIFKTQFTNDQKQKQLVEMGCYGLGVTRILAGAIEVLSSETEIRWPSLIAPYQICIILPQQGSKEESLMSTCLSLHDKLMSDNHQLKGEIVIDDRQNLGIGKRLKNACCLGYPMVVVCGRDLLKDIPHFEVHLLNSKEKMSLTVEEVVKKASQLEGAL from the exons ATGATGGTAACACCACTAACCTTGCGGCTGTATTCAGAGCAAGTAAACAGACTATTTTTACAGCAAACAAGATCCATATCATTTGATAATCGCCTCTGTCTCTCAAAGCTTTTTTTACCAACTGTAATACATCCAAAAGATGCtccaaaaaatgataaattgtgTAACAGTCAGAGG TTAATGATAGAAATGGGATTAATGAAACATGCTGGACCAGGAACCTATCACATCCTTCCATTTGCATGGAGAGCAGTAGAGAAATTGACCAAATTAATTGATGAACAAATGGCGATGGTAGGGGCACAGAAGATGGTGATGCCAACTCTTGGGGCAGCAGGTCTTTGGAAGAAATCTa atAGATGGGATATCATGGATACTGAATTGTATAAGTTAAAAGATCGTCATGGCGTTGAACATTGTTTAAGTCCA ACACACGAAGAGGCCATTACCAGTCTTGTTGCTGCAGATATTAACCTGTCATATAGAAATCTTCCAATAAGACTTTACCAG ATCTCTCAAAAGTTCAGAGATGAACAGAGACCAAGGTTTGGCTTACTAAGAACAAGAGAATTTCTAATGAAAg atctTTACACATTTGATACATCAGTTGAAAGTGCTATGTTAACTTATGAATCAGTTTGTGAGGCTTATGCAAGACTGTTTGATAAATTAAACGTACAGTATGTAAAAG TGCAAGGTGCTACAGGGGAAATTGGTGGCAGTACTTCTCATGAGTATCATTTCTTATCAACGCTAGGAGAAGATGACATTTATACATGTAGTGATTGTGGTTATGGTGCTAATGTGGAAACAATAG AGTATGACAAGCAGCCACAATGTACAAAAGGAAAATCTAAAGAAGATTGTGCAATAAAGCTCACCAAGGGAATTGAAGTTGGACATGCATTCTATCTTGGCAAAAAATACTCAGAAATATTTAAGACCCAGTTTACGAATGATCAGAAACAAAAACA GCTTGTGGAGATGGGTTGCTATGGACTTGGCGTTACTAGAATTCTTGCTGGAGCCATTGAGGTTTTGTCTTCTGAAACTGAAATTAGGTGGCCTAGCTTAATTGCACCGtatcaaatttgtattatacTTCCACAG caaGGATCAAAGGAAGAATCTTTAATGTCTACATGTTTATCATTGCATGACAAGCTAATGTCAGATAATCATCAATTAAAAGGAGAGATTGTAATAGACGACAGACAGAATTtgggtattggaaaacgtttaaAAAATGCCTGTTGTCTTGGTTACCCGATGGTAGTTGTCTGCGGTAGAGAT CTCTTAAAAGATATACCACATTTTGAAGTTCACCTGTTGAATAGCAAAGAAAAAATGTCCTTAACTGTGGAAGAAGTAGTAAAAAAGGCCTCACAGCTTGAAGGTGCATTATGA
- the LOC140051162 gene encoding translation initiation factor eIF2B subunit beta-like yields the protein MSRSMRKMPVTDSQSAELDERIEAFIASLKLGQVVGSYDVANKTVKLLRRVVSQTRWNHAGDLMDRIRKEGKKMMAAQPSESAVGNVVRRVLKIIREEHTAIQGARDDTGDNQQSLHKMLLAAGKSDDFQKPSVNLKGRVIESINEFLTELESSADNIAIQALEHIHSNEVIMTAGKSRTVQAFLLNAARKRKFQVIVAECAPSYQGQELAVNLAKAGIETTVITDSAVFAMMSRVNKVIIGTHTVMANGGLKAVNGSHAIALAAKHHSVPLIVCAPMFKLSPEYLCSHDQNGFNKFESPHDVMKFADSDVLSQAQVYNPAFDYVPPDLVTLYISNIGGNAPSYVYRLLSELYHADDHDL from the exons ATGAGTCGGAGTATGAGG aaaATGCCTGTCACAGATTCACAAAGTGCTGAACTTGATGAAAGAATTGAAGCTTTTATTGCAAGTTTAAAACTTGG GCAAGTGGTTGGTTCATACGATGTAGCAAACAAAACAGTAAAGCTATTAAGACGTGTCGTCTCGCAAACCAGATGGAATCACGCCGGCGATCTGATGGATAGAATACGAAAGGAAGGCAAGAAGATGATGGCAGCTCAGCCGTCTGAGTCTGCTGTCGGAAATGTTGTCAGAAGAGTTTTAAAAATCATCCGTGAGGAACATACAGC GATTCAGGGAGCACGGGATGACACTGGAGACAATCAACAATCTTTACAT AAAATGTTATTAGCAGCAGGAAAATCAGATGATTTCCAGAAACCAAGTGTAAATTTGAAG GGTCGTGTTATTGAGAGCATCAATGAGTTTCTAACAGAACTTGAGAGCAGTGCAGACAACATTGCGATACAAGCACTTGAGCATATCCACTCAAATGAAGTGATTATGACGGCTGGGAAATCAAGAACTGTTCAAGCATTTCTTTTG aatgcTGCCAGAAAAAGAAAATTCCAAGTTATAGTTGCAGAATGCGCTCCATCTTATCAG GGTCAAGAACTTGCAGTAAACCTTGCAAAGGCTGGAATAGAGACTACTGTGATTACTGACTCAGCTGTATTTGCTATGATGTCAAGGGTCAATAAGGTCATCATTGGAACACACACAGTCATGGCAAATGGCGG GTTAAAAGCTGTCAATGGAAGCCATGCTATAGCATTAGCAGCTAAACACCATTCTGTTCCT CTGATCGTCTGCGCACCAATGTTCAAGCTATCTCCAGAATACCTATGCTCGCATGACCAG AATGGTTTTAACAAGTTTGAATCGCCGCATGATGTAATGAAATTTGCCGATTCAGATGTACTTTCACAAGCACAGGTTTATAACCCAGCTTTTGATTATGTGCCACCTGATCTTGTCACACTCTATATATCAAATAT TGGTGGTAATGCTCCTTCATATGTTTATCGGTTGCTTAGTGAACTCTACCATGCAGATGATCATGACCTTTGA